TCAGCCGGCCGCGCCGGTCAGGGTGCCGGCCACGCCGTGCCGGTGCAGTGCGGTCAGCCAGGTCACGACCAGTTCCCGGACCACCGGGTCGGCGGCCAGTTCGGGCGGGAACACCTCGGTCAGGCCCAGCAGCGCGTCGGTCACCGCCGCCGGAGTGTCGGCGCTGTCGGCCAGCGCCGCGCCGATCGCCCCGGCCAGCGGGTCGTCCAGCGGCAGCGGGGCACCGTCGTCGGCCCGGCCCTGGACGAACCGCATCCAGGCGGCCACGATCAACGCCGACCAGTACGGCCGTTCGCCGACCGCCCGCCGGTCCAGCATCGTGTGCAGCACCCGCTGCGGCAACTTCTGCGAGCCGTCCATCGCCACCTGGATGGTGCGGTGCCGGATCGCCGGGTTGGCGAACCGTTCCAGTACCGACTCCCCGTACTCGATCACCGACACCCCGTCCGGCGGGGCGAAGCTGGTCGCGACGTCCTCGGCGATCAGCCGGCGCAGCACGTCGACGAGTCCGGGGATCCGCAGCGCCTCGGCGATCGTGTCGTACCCGGCCAGCGCGCCCAGGTAGGCGATCGCCGAGTGCACCCCGTTGAGGCCGCGCAGCTTGAGCCGCTCCCAGGCACCGGCGTCGTCGGTGAGCACCGCGCCGGCCACCTCCCAGGCCGGCCGGCCGCCGGGGAACCGGTCCTCGACGACCCACTGCGAGTACGGCTCGCCGGCGATCGCCGCGAGATCGGTCACGCCGAGCTCCCGGTGGGCGACGGCCAGGGTCTCGGCCGTGGCCGCCGGCACGATCCGGTCGACCATGGTGCCGGGGAAGGTGACGTTGGCGTGCACCCAGTCGACGACGGCGTCCGCCGACCGGGCGTACGCCAACGCCTCGCTGACCAGGCCGTGCAACCGGCGGCCGTTCGACGGCAGGTTGTCGCAGCTGACCAGGGCGAGCGGTCCGGCGTCGGCGGCGGCCCGGGCGAGCAGTCCGCGCAGCAGCAGGCCGGGCACGGTGGTCGGCGCCCGGTCGGTGGTCAGGTCGGCGGCGACCGCCTCGTCGGGCCGCAGCCGGCCGGTGACCGGATCCAGTTGGTACGCCTTCTCCGTCACGGTCAGCGTGACCACCCGGATCGCCGGGTCGGCGAGCAACGCCACGATCGCGGCCGGATCGCTGGCCGCGTGCCGTACGCCGGCGAGCGCGCCGACCACCTGTGTCCGCGCACCGGCGGCGGAGAGCGTGGTGACGCTGAACAGGCCGTCCTGGGCGGCCAGCCGGCCGACCACGTCGAGGCTGCGGGGCGCGACACCGACGATGCCCCAGTCCCCGCCGGCCCGCGCGATCGCCCCTTCGGTGTAGACCGCCTGGTGCGCCCGGTGGAACGCACCGAGTCCGAGGTGGACGATGCCAGCGCCGACGTCGCCGGGACGAATCAGTGGCCGGCTGGCCGCCGGCACCCGGTCGAGGGTGCCGAGGCCGAGCAACGGTGGGTCGGCCGCTGCGGTGTCGGCCATCCCGGCCCGGCCCGCGACGCCAGCGGTATCAGCCGTATCAGCGGTGCCGGCGGTGCCGACCGTGTCGGCGTTCACCGCCACACCGGCCCGTCCGGGAAGGAATACTCGGCGATCGACTCCGGCTTCATGGTGGCGCTGTAGCCGGGCTGGTCGGGCACCAGGTAACGGCCGCCCCGGGTACGGACCGGGTCGACGAAGTGTTCGTGCAGGTGATCGACGTACTCGACCATCCGCCCGTCGAGCGAGGTGCCGACCCGCAGGTAGTCGAAGATCGCCAGGTGCTGCACGTACTCGCAGAGCCCGACGCCACCGGCGTGCGGGCAGATCGGCACGCCGAACTTGGCGGCCATCAGGATCACCGACAGCACCTCGTTGATCCCGGCTATCCGGCACGAGTCGATTTGGCAGACCCGGATCGCCTCGGCCTGCATGAGCTGCTTGAAGATGACCCGGTTGGCGGCGACCTCGCCGGTGGCGACCCGGCAGCGCCCGTCGGACAGTTCGGTGACGGCGGCGGCGATCCGGGCGTGGCCGAGCACGTCGTCGGCGTGCGTCGGCTCCTCGATCCAGTACGGGTCGACCTCGACGAGCCGGCCCATGTTGGCGATCGCCTCGTCGACGTCCCACACCTGGTTGGCGTCCATCATCAGCAGGGCGTCCGGGCCGATCTCGGCGCGGATGATCCGGGCCCGGCGGACGTCGTCGTCGATCGGCCCGCCGACCTTCATCTTCATCGCCCGCCACCCGTCGGCGTACGCCGCCCGGGTCAACGCCCGTACCTTGTCGTCGGGGTAGCCGAGCCAGCCGACCGAGGTGGTGTAGGACGGGAACCCGTCGCGCTCCAGCTCGGCGAGCCGGTCGGCCTGGCCGACCAGACCCTTGTCGAGGATCGCGGCGGCCTCGTCCGGGGTGATCGCGTCGGTGATGTGATGGAAGTCGATGCTGGCGACCAGCTCCTCGGTCGGCATCTCGGCCAGCAGCCGCCACAACGGCTTGCCCGCCAGCTTGGCCCGCAGGTCCCAGACGGCGTTGACCAGCGCACCGGACGCCATGTGGATGACGCCCTTTTCCGGGCCGAGCCAGCGCAGTTGCACGTCGGCGGTGAGCGAGCGCCAGAAGGTGACCGGTTCGGCGACGATGTCGGCGACGGTCCGGCCGGTGACGTGGTGGGCGAGGGCACGTACCGCCGCGCAGGTGATCTCGTTGCCCCGGCCGTTGGTGAAGGTGAAACCGGCGCCGAAGACCCCGTCGGGGTGGTCGGTGCGCAGCTCGACGTAGGTGGCCGAGTAGTCGCCCTTGTTGATCGCGTCCGAGCCGTCGCCGGCCGCCGCGGTCGGGAACCGCACGTCGTGCACGTCGACGCCGGTGATGGTGACGGTCATGACAGCTTCTCCCCGATCTTGAAGACCCGCTTGGGTAGCCGGTAGGCCAGGTCGACGATGGTCTCGGCCGCTTCGTCGAGGTCGAGCCGGTGCTCGGCGACGAGCCGGGCCAGAAAGCCGGCGTCGATCCGGCGGGCCACGTCGTGGCGGGCCGGAATGGAGCAGAACGCACGGGTGTCGTCGACGAAGCCGGCGGTGTTGTAGAAACCTGCGGTCTCGGTGACCGCCTCCCGGAACCGGCGCAGCACCTCCGGCGAGTCCAGGAACCACCAGGGGGCGCCGAGGTAGAGGGCGGCGTATCCGCCGGCGAGCGGGGCCAATTCCCGGGTGAAGGTGTACTCGTCGAGGGTGTAGACGACGACCCGCAGTCGCGGATCGTTGCCGTACGCGTCGAGCAGTGGGGTGAGTGCGTGCAGGTACTCGGTGGCCTGCGGGATGTCACCGCCGACGTCGCGGCCGTGGGTGGCGTACAGCCACTTGTTGTGGTTGCGCACCGAGCCGGGGTGCAGCTGCATCACCAGGCCGTCCTCGATGGACATCCGGGCGAATTCGACAAGCATGTGGGCCCGGAACGCCTCGGCGTCTTCGGCGGTGGCGGTGCCGCGCAGGCCGCGTCCGTACAGTTCGGCGGCCTCGCGTTGCTCCAGCCGCAGGGTGAGCGCGGTGAGGTGGCCGTGGTCGGAGCTGGTCGCGCCGGCGGCGATGAACGCCTGCCGGCGGGAGCGCAGCGCGGCGAGGAAGCCGGCGTACGTGCCGGTGTCCTCGCCGGTGATCGCACCGAGCGCGGCGACGTTGTCCGCCCAGTCGTCGAATTCGAAGTCGACGACGTTGTCCGGCCGGAACGTGGTGATCACCCGGCCACCGGGGCCACCCCAGCCGTCGGCGGCGAGCTTGGCGTGCCGGCCGAGATCGTCCAGGGGTGATTCGGTGGTGGCCAGCACCTCGATGCGGAAACGCTCGAACAGGGCCCGGGGCCGGTACGCCGGTTCGGTCAGCTTCGCCGCGATGGTGTCGTAGACCTCGTCGGCGGTCCGCGCGTTCAGCCCGACCGTCACGCCGAAGACCTCGGCGAAGGTCTTCTCCAGCCACAGCCGCGACGGGGTGCCCCGGAACAGGTGCCAGTTGGCGGCGAGTCGCCGCCAGATGGTCCGCCCGTCGGTCTCGGTGGCGTAGTCGCCGTCGCCGGCCGGTGGCCGTGGCCGGGTGCCAGGCCGGGTCGGTACGCCGAGCTCACCCGGGGGGATGCCCTGGCTCAGCAGCATCCGGGTCACGTAATGATCGGGTACGACGAGCAGCCGGGCCGGGTCCGGGAACGGCTCGTCGTCGGCGAGCAGCGCTGGGTCGACGTGGCCGTGCGGCGAGATGATCGGCAGGTCCCGCGCGTGCGCGTACAGTTCGCGGGCGATCGCCCGCTGGGCGGGCTCGGCCGGGAAGAGCAGGTCGGCCCGGGAGCCGGAGGCACCGGTCGGGTCGACGGCCGGATCGGGTGGGGAGGACACGGAAGCAAGCTCCTCGCGGGTACGGGGTAGGGGTCGGTATCGGTGTCGGTATCGATGTCGGACCTGAGTCTCCGTGTCGATGTCGGACCGGAGTGTCGATGTCGATGTCGGACCGGGGTCGAGGCCAGGGGCGGTACGGTCAGTCGACCGTGAGCAGGTCGGCGACCTGGACGGGCTGGCCGGTCTCGAAGGACCGGTTGGCGGCCAGGCCGGTGAGCAGGGCGAGTGCGCCGTCGCGGGCGGTGGCGGCCCGGCCCATCGGGTCGGTCTCGCCACCGAAGAGCACGGCGGTCATCTTGGCGTCGGCGCCGCCGTGCCCGGCCCGGGTGTAGCCCGCGACCGGCACCTGGCGGGGCTGTTCCCAGAACGGCCGTACGGTGATCTTTGCCCAGCCTTCCTCGACGGCCGCCTGGACGCCGTGCAGCGCGGCGCCCTTGAGTTCTCCGGCGGCGTACGGGCTGACGAAGTCGCTCTCCACCACCTCCAGTTCGAGCCGACCCCGGCTGCCGTTGAACATCACCCGGTAGCCCTCCCAGGGGGCGTACGCGGTGAGGTGGTAGGTCATCGTGGCGCCGGTCGAATAGGTGGCCAACACCGACATGTCGTCCTCGATGGTCACCCCGGGGGCGAACACGTTGCGGTCGCGGTGGTAGCCGTCCTCGGCCTCGGCTTCCAGGTAGAGCGCGCGTAGCTGCGGGTGGGCCGCCAACTGCAGGGCGAACGGATCTCCGGCGGCGGCGACCTCGCCGTGCGCCCGGTCGTAGTCGCGGGCGTAGCCGTGCCGGCGACCGGGTTCGCCGTAGAAGAACAGCCGGCCGGCCGCGTAGACCCGCACCGGGACCGCGTCCAGCCACCAGTTGACCAGGTCGAAGTGGTGGCTGGCCTTGTGCACCATCAGGCCGCCGGAGTTGGCCTTCTCGCGATGCCAGCGGCGGAAGTAGTCGGCACCGTGCCGCACGTCGAGCAGCCATTCGAAGTGGACCGAGCCCACCTCGCCGATCTCGCCGTCGGCGAGCACCTGACGGACCCGTTCGTGCAACGGGTTGTAGCGATAGTTGAAGGCGACCCGCACGGTGCGCCCGGTCTCGGCGACCGCGTCGAGGATCCGTTGGCAGCGGGCCACGTCGACGGTCATCGGCTTCTCGGTGATCACGTCGCAGCCGGCGTGCAGGGCGGTGACGATGTATTCGTCGTGTACCCGGTCGACGGTGGTGACCAGCGCGACGTCGACTCGTTCCTTGGCCAGCATGGTGCCGAAGTCGGCGGCCGGGTAGGTGGCCACGGCGTCCCGGCCGAACTCCTCCAGCCAGGCGTTGTGCGCGTCCATCCGAGCCTGGTTGAGGTCGCAGAAGGCGACGAGTTCCGCGCTGTCCCGGTGGTCGAGCACCAGGGAGCGGACGAACATCTCGGCACGGGCGCCGGTGCCGACGAGCGCGTAGCGCAGCCGCCGATCAGGTTCTGGGGACATGCTGCTCCGCCTCCGGTTGGCTGCAAAGGTTTGCAGCAGAAGCTGCCACGCGACGGACACCTTCGTCAATGGATCCTCTCAAACTGGAGACATTTGCCCTGTTTCACGAGGTTTTGAACACCCAACAGGACGTCGGTCGCAACAAAGCCGTAATCGAAGACCGTTGACACATGAGCAACCGTTTGCATTAATTGGCGGACCAACGTGACCCCAGCCACACCGGTCACCGTCCACACCACCGGTCACCGCCCACGTCACCGGGCGGCGACCACCGAGACCGAAGGGCTACGCGTGCCAGCCACCATTCGCGACGTCGCGCGGGCCTCCGGAGTGCACATCTCCACCGTCTCCCGCACGTTCTCGGCACCGCACCTGGTCAACCCGGAGACCCGCAGCCGCGTGCTGGCCTGCGCGGAACACCTCGGTTACCGCCCCAACCGGGCCGCCCGAGCACTGATCACCGGACGCACCCACAACATCGGGCTGATCGTCGCCGACATCGCCAACCCGTTCTTCCCGCCCCTGATCAAGGCGGCGGAGAGCCAGGCCCGCCACCGGGACTACCACATCTTCGTCACGGACACCAACGAGGATCCGGCAGCCGAGGAAGAGCTGGTCCACGCCCTGGCCAAGCAGGTCGACGGGGTGCTGCTCTGCAGCCCCCGGATGAGCAACAGCCTGATCGAGCAGCTCAGCCGGGACGTGCCGCTCGTCGTCATCAACCGTCAGGTCACCGGCCTGCCGACCGTGGTGATGGACGTCGGCCAAGGCGCCCGGCTGGCCGTGGAACACCTGATCGGGCTGGGACACCGCCGGATCGCCCTGCTCGGTGGCCCGCGTGGTTCCTGGACCAACCGGGAGATCCGCCGGACCGCGTTGGCCGCCGCCCGCGGCGCCGACGTCACCTTGACCGTCATCGGCCCCAACCCGCCCACCGAGGGCGGCGGCATCGCCGCGGCGGACCAGGTCCGCCGCGCGGAGGTCACCGCCGTCCTCGCCTACAACGACCTGATGGCGATCGGCCTGATCGAAGGGCTCGACGCGCACGGGATCATGGTGCCCCGGGACGTCAGCGTGGTCGGCATCGACGACATCGCGCTGAGCCGGCTCACCCGCCCCAAATTGACGACGGTGGCCACACCCAACGCGGCCGCCGGCCGGGCGGCCGTCGACATGCTGCTCCAGCATGGCGACGACCGTCGCACCACCGCCCAGGTAACGCTCCAGACCGAGTTGGTCATCCGCGACTCGACGGGCCCGGGACCGCACAGCCATGCGGACCCGGGCTACGTGGCTGCCGCCGCACCGGTCGACGTCGCCTCCTAACCCCAAGGAGTGAGCGCAATGCACCCCGCAACATCACCAGCGGCGAACACGCCTGCCACGCGTGCTCACCGTACCCCTTTCGGCCGACGTCACCTGCTGCGCGGCATCGCCGCGACCGCCGTCGTGCCGCTGGTCCTCGGCGTCGCCGCCTGCGGCGACGATGAGGCATCGACCGACCCGAACGCACCGGTCACCGTCGAGTTCTTCTGGTGGGGTGGTGAGGCCCGGGCCGAACTCACCCAACAGGCCCTCGACCTCTACCAGGAGAAGAACCCCAACGTCACCATCAACCCCACCTGGCAGGCCTTCACCGGCTACTACGACAAGCTGGCCACCATCTCGGCCGGCGGCAACGCGCCGGACATCTTCCAGATCGACGACAACGGTCTGGCCGAGTACGCCGGCCGCAACGTCACCCTGGACCTGACCGAGTACGTCTCCTCCGGTGACATCGACCTGAGCAACCACCCGGAGAGCCTGACCCAGTACGGCCAGATCGACGACAAGCAGGTCGCGGTCGCCGCCGGCGAGAACACCCCGGCCCTGGTGTACGACAAGACCAAGATCGCCGAGCTCGGGGTGGCCGAGCCGGAGACCGGCTGGACCTACGAACAGTTCATCGAGTGGGGCGCCGAGGTCACCGCCAAGGCCGGCGGGAACTACTGGGGCGCGATGGACCCGAGCGCCGACTACAAGGCACTCTGGCTCTGGCTGCGGGCCCAGGACAAGGAGTTCTACAACGGCTCCGAGCTCGGCTTCACCGAGGCCGACCTGGTCGAGTGGTTCCAGATGTGGCTCGACGCCCGGGAAGCCGGCGCCACCCCACCGGCCGACATCGTCCACGAGGCCGTCGGCGGCGGCGTCTCCGACCAGCTGGTGGTGACCGGCAAGGGCGCCACCTCGTTCATGTGGTCCAACCAACTCGCCGAGCTGGGCAAGTCGACAAGCAACGAACTCGGCGTCGCCGCCTACCCCGGCGACCCCAAGGGCCAGTGGGCCCGCGCCTCGCTCTACTGGGCCGGATCCCGGACCACCGACCACCCCGAGGTCGTCGCCGACATCATCGACTTCCTGGTCAACGACCCGGAGGCGGCGGAAATCCTCGGCGTGGACCGTGGTCTGCCCTCCAACCTCGACAACCGTACGGCCGTCGAAGGCACGCTCGACGACCCGTACATGACGATGACCGTCGAGTTCGAAAACGAGCTGATCCCGCAAATGGGCGACGCGCCGTCGCCGCCGCCGCAGGGCCACGGACCGCTGCGGTCGACCCTGGTCACCGTCGCGGAAAGCGTCACCTACGGCCAGGCGAGCCCCGCCGACGCCGCAGCCGAGTTCTTCCGGCAGGCCGCCGCTACCCTCGAGTAGACCCGCCGGGCATCCCGGTCGTGGTGCCCGTGCCGGCGTGTACGCCGGCACGGGCACCACGACCCACGACCGCAGAGAGGAGCCAGCTCGTGGCCCTGACCACGAAACCCGGCCCGGCCACGACCACGACAGCACCCGCCGACCCGCAGCGCAAGCGGCGAGGCAGCGCCAAGGGCGGCAGCCGGCGACACGGCGAAGGCCTCGCCGGGTACGTCTTCCTGTCCCCCTGGTTGCTGGGGTTGATGGCGATCACCGCCTTCCCCATGCTGTTCTCGCTGTACCTCAGCTTCACCAACTACGACATCCTGTCGTCCTGGGAGTTCGTCGAGTGGGTAGGCTTCGACAACTACTGGGACCTGTTCACCACCGACCAGACGTTCCGCCACTCGGTGTGGGTCACCCTGGTGTTCGCCTTCGTCGCCGTACCGCTGAAGTTGGCCGCCGCGCTCGGCGTCGCGCTGCTGCTCAACCGGGAGTTTGGCGGCGTCGGCCTGTTCCGCAGCCTGTTCTACCTGCCGTCGCTGCTCGGCGGCAGCGTCGCGCTGGCGCTCATCTGGCGGGCGATGTTCAGCGGCGACGGTGCCTTCAACGACTTCCTCGGACTGTTCGGCATCGCCGGACAACCGTGGGTCAACGACCCCGACTGGGCGTTGGAGACCCTCATCGTGCTGGCCGTCTGGCAGTTCGGCGCGCCGATGGTGATCTTCCTCGCCGGACTCAAGCAGGTGCCCGTCGAGCTGTACGAGGCGGCTTCGGTCGACGGGGCCGGCAAGATCCGGCAGTTCTTCAACGTGACCCTGCCGATGCTCTCCCCGGTGATCTTCTTCAACCTCGTGCTGGAGACGATCAACGGCTTCCAGGGCTTCACCGCCGCCTTCGTGATCAGCAACGGCACCGGCGGCCCGGTGGACTCCACGATGCTCTACACCCTGTACCTCTACGAGAAGGGCTTCACCGAGTTCCAGATGGGGTACGCGTCCGCCCTGGCCTGGGTCTTCCTGATCGCCATCGGCCTGATCACCGTGCTGTTCTTCAGCACCGGACGCTTCTGGGTGCACTACTCGGACGGAGAGAACGACTGATGGCCACCCACGCTGCTCCGATCGCCCGCCGCCGCGCCACCGGTCGCCAGTCCTCCGGGCTGCGCAGCCTGGTCCGGGTGCTGATCCTGGTCGTCATCCTGATCGTGGTGCTCTACCCGCTGGTCTGGGTGCTCGGCTCGTCACTGAAGTCGCAGACCGAGGTGGCCAGCAACCTGTCGGTGATTCCGCAGGACCCGACCTGGGCCAACTACCCCGACGGCTGGAACTACCTCCAGAACATCTCGTTCGGCCGGTTCTTCTGGAACAGCACGGTGATCTCGGTGGCGACGGTGATCGCCAACGCGGTCTCCTGCCTGCTGGCGGCGTACGCCTTCGCCCGGCTGAAGTTCCGGGCCCGCAAGGTCTGGTTCGCCATCATGATCGGCACCCTGCTGCTGCCCAGCCACGTACTGATCGTGCCGCAGTACATCATGTTCAACACGTTCGGCTGGATCGACACCCCACTGCCGTTGATCGTGCCGAAACTACTCGCCACCGAGGCGTTCTTCGTCTTCCTGATGGTGCAGTTCATGCGCGGCATCCCCCGGGAACTCGACGACGCCGCCAAGATCGACGGATGTTCCCCGTTCGGGGTGTTCCGGTACGTGATCCTGCCGCTGGCCCGACCGGCGCTGGTCACCACCGCCATCTTCTCGTTCATCTGGACCTGGAACGACTTCCTCACCCAGCTGATCTACCTGCCGAGCGTGGAAAGCTACACCGTTCCGATCGGGCTACGACTGTTCATCGACTCGACCGGACAGACCTCGCTCGGGCCGATGTTCGCCATGTCCGTACTCTCCTTGCTGCCGGTGTTCCTTTTCTTCCTGGCCTTCCAGAAGATGCTGGTGCAGGGCATCAACACCAGCGGCCTCAAGGGGTGACAAACGTGACGACAGCGGGGCGGGACGCCGAGCCGGTCGACGAACCGGCACCGGTGTCCCGCCCCGACTGGCGGGACACCCTGCGGGCCGCCGCCGACCTCGCGCTGCTCGGCATCGTCACCACGATCGCCGCGATCCCGATCGTCAC
The sequence above is a segment of the Solwaraspora sp. WMMD406 genome. Coding sequences within it:
- a CDS encoding mannitol dehydrogenase family protein — encoded protein: MADTAAADPPLLGLGTLDRVPAASRPLIRPGDVGAGIVHLGLGAFHRAHQAVYTEGAIARAGGDWGIVGVAPRSLDVVGRLAAQDGLFSVTTLSAAGARTQVVGALAGVRHAASDPAAIVALLADPAIRVVTLTVTEKAYQLDPVTGRLRPDEAVAADLTTDRAPTTVPGLLLRGLLARAAADAGPLALVSCDNLPSNGRRLHGLVSEALAYARSADAVVDWVHANVTFPGTMVDRIVPAATAETLAVAHRELGVTDLAAIAGEPYSQWVVEDRFPGGRPAWEVAGAVLTDDAGAWERLKLRGLNGVHSAIAYLGALAGYDTIAEALRIPGLVDVLRRLIAEDVATSFAPPDGVSVIEYGESVLERFANPAIRHRTIQVAMDGSQKLPQRVLHTMLDRRAVGERPYWSALIVAAWMRFVQGRADDGAPLPLDDPLAGAIGAALADSADTPAAVTDALLGLTEVFPPELAADPVVRELVVTWLTALHRHGVAGTLTGAAG
- a CDS encoding enolase C-terminal domain-like protein; translation: MTVTITGVDVHDVRFPTAAAGDGSDAINKGDYSATYVELRTDHPDGVFGAGFTFTNGRGNEITCAAVRALAHHVTGRTVADIVAEPVTFWRSLTADVQLRWLGPEKGVIHMASGALVNAVWDLRAKLAGKPLWRLLAEMPTEELVASIDFHHITDAITPDEAAAILDKGLVGQADRLAELERDGFPSYTTSVGWLGYPDDKVRALTRAAYADGWRAMKMKVGGPIDDDVRRARIIRAEIGPDALLMMDANQVWDVDEAIANMGRLVEVDPYWIEEPTHADDVLGHARIAAAVTELSDGRCRVATGEVAANRVIFKQLMQAEAIRVCQIDSCRIAGINEVLSVILMAAKFGVPICPHAGGVGLCEYVQHLAIFDYLRVGTSLDGRMVEYVDHLHEHFVDPVRTRGGRYLVPDQPGYSATMKPESIAEYSFPDGPVWR
- the uxaC gene encoding glucuronate isomerase; this encodes MSSPPDPAVDPTGASGSRADLLFPAEPAQRAIARELYAHARDLPIISPHGHVDPALLADDEPFPDPARLLVVPDHYVTRMLLSQGIPPGELGVPTRPGTRPRPPAGDGDYATETDGRTIWRRLAANWHLFRGTPSRLWLEKTFAEVFGVTVGLNARTADEVYDTIAAKLTEPAYRPRALFERFRIEVLATTESPLDDLGRHAKLAADGWGGPGGRVITTFRPDNVVDFEFDDWADNVAALGAITGEDTGTYAGFLAALRSRRQAFIAAGATSSDHGHLTALTLRLEQREAAELYGRGLRGTATAEDAEAFRAHMLVEFARMSIEDGLVMQLHPGSVRNHNKWLYATHGRDVGGDIPQATEYLHALTPLLDAYGNDPRLRVVVYTLDEYTFTRELAPLAGGYAALYLGAPWWFLDSPEVLRRFREAVTETAGFYNTAGFVDDTRAFCSIPARHDVARRIDAGFLARLVAEHRLDLDEAAETIVDLAYRLPKRVFKIGEKLS
- a CDS encoding Gfo/Idh/MocA family oxidoreductase, which encodes MSPEPDRRLRYALVGTGARAEMFVRSLVLDHRDSAELVAFCDLNQARMDAHNAWLEEFGRDAVATYPAADFGTMLAKERVDVALVTTVDRVHDEYIVTALHAGCDVITEKPMTVDVARCQRILDAVAETGRTVRVAFNYRYNPLHERVRQVLADGEIGEVGSVHFEWLLDVRHGADYFRRWHREKANSGGLMVHKASHHFDLVNWWLDAVPVRVYAAGRLFFYGEPGRRHGYARDYDRAHGEVAAAGDPFALQLAAHPQLRALYLEAEAEDGYHRDRNVFAPGVTIEDDMSVLATYSTGATMTYHLTAYAPWEGYRVMFNGSRGRLELEVVESDFVSPYAAGELKGAALHGVQAAVEEGWAKITVRPFWEQPRQVPVAGYTRAGHGGADAKMTAVLFGGETDPMGRAATARDGALALLTGLAANRSFETGQPVQVADLLTVD
- a CDS encoding LacI family DNA-binding transcriptional regulator, producing the protein MPATIRDVARASGVHISTVSRTFSAPHLVNPETRSRVLACAEHLGYRPNRAARALITGRTHNIGLIVADIANPFFPPLIKAAESQARHRDYHIFVTDTNEDPAAEEELVHALAKQVDGVLLCSPRMSNSLIEQLSRDVPLVVINRQVTGLPTVVMDVGQGARLAVEHLIGLGHRRIALLGGPRGSWTNREIRRTALAAARGADVTLTVIGPNPPTEGGGIAAADQVRRAEVTAVLAYNDLMAIGLIEGLDAHGIMVPRDVSVVGIDDIALSRLTRPKLTTVATPNAAAGRAAVDMLLQHGDDRRTTAQVTLQTELVIRDSTGPGPHSHADPGYVAAAAPVDVAS
- a CDS encoding ABC transporter substrate-binding protein, yielding MHPATSPAANTPATRAHRTPFGRRHLLRGIAATAVVPLVLGVAACGDDEASTDPNAPVTVEFFWWGGEARAELTQQALDLYQEKNPNVTINPTWQAFTGYYDKLATISAGGNAPDIFQIDDNGLAEYAGRNVTLDLTEYVSSGDIDLSNHPESLTQYGQIDDKQVAVAAGENTPALVYDKTKIAELGVAEPETGWTYEQFIEWGAEVTAKAGGNYWGAMDPSADYKALWLWLRAQDKEFYNGSELGFTEADLVEWFQMWLDAREAGATPPADIVHEAVGGGVSDQLVVTGKGATSFMWSNQLAELGKSTSNELGVAAYPGDPKGQWARASLYWAGSRTTDHPEVVADIIDFLVNDPEAAEILGVDRGLPSNLDNRTAVEGTLDDPYMTMTVEFENELIPQMGDAPSPPPQGHGPLRSTLVTVAESVTYGQASPADAAAEFFRQAAATLE
- a CDS encoding sugar ABC transporter permease — encoded protein: MALTTKPGPATTTTAPADPQRKRRGSAKGGSRRHGEGLAGYVFLSPWLLGLMAITAFPMLFSLYLSFTNYDILSSWEFVEWVGFDNYWDLFTTDQTFRHSVWVTLVFAFVAVPLKLAAALGVALLLNREFGGVGLFRSLFYLPSLLGGSVALALIWRAMFSGDGAFNDFLGLFGIAGQPWVNDPDWALETLIVLAVWQFGAPMVIFLAGLKQVPVELYEAASVDGAGKIRQFFNVTLPMLSPVIFFNLVLETINGFQGFTAAFVISNGTGGPVDSTMLYTLYLYEKGFTEFQMGYASALAWVFLIAIGLITVLFFSTGRFWVHYSDGEND
- a CDS encoding carbohydrate ABC transporter permease, which gives rise to MATHAAPIARRRATGRQSSGLRSLVRVLILVVILIVVLYPLVWVLGSSLKSQTEVASNLSVIPQDPTWANYPDGWNYLQNISFGRFFWNSTVISVATVIANAVSCLLAAYAFARLKFRARKVWFAIMIGTLLLPSHVLIVPQYIMFNTFGWIDTPLPLIVPKLLATEAFFVFLMVQFMRGIPRELDDAAKIDGCSPFGVFRYVILPLARPALVTTAIFSFIWTWNDFLTQLIYLPSVESYTVPIGLRLFIDSTGQTSLGPMFAMSVLSLLPVFLFFLAFQKMLVQGINTSGLKG